The Aggregicoccus sp. 17bor-14 genome includes a region encoding these proteins:
- the mrdA gene encoding penicillin-binding protein 2, with translation MSQTLGQTTPGRDLKKRFLYLGLAMLAGMFLIAMQLYRLQITEHEEYAAKSVANFVKEVRLRADRGMIKDRRGTILVDSRPSFDAFIIPAFCTDCSEVVLPKLAELLHWDEAQVAKVDAQVKAAKRNAPFQPVPVKIDLERDEYDRLNARRDILDGVDVVPVPHRNYRAGSVLSHVLGYMNEITPEELEKLDAEGMHYALGDYVGRRGLERYFEPQLRGQDGVRKEVVNARGQTIDELNGKLGMDAVTPPTPGANVVLSLDMRLQEVAEKAFPGVAGAVLAVDVKTGFIRALVSRPGFDPNLLTGRITPTQMAALARDPMQPMINRVAAEHYSPGSIFKVVTALAAYKSGHFSPSTTIFCPGGYRLGARVWRCHKDSGHGNRDGVQALQSSCDVWYFKAADTIGLDPIAEMGRAFGLGAPTNVGVVSEVPGIMPSSEYHDKVTPGGYSKGLALNSAIGQGDDNVTVMQMAMLYAAIANGGTLLKPQLVERLESADGKTVEKFDRQVVRKIDIPEAHRKAVVEGLVATVNEAGGTALKARNMYREGMEDITIAGKTGTAQVVRIGTVRLKTFQMDYFTRDHAWFAGFAPADNPEIAIVVLNEHGGHGGLDAAPTGMAVLQKYFQLKREDAKAPAAPRLNTPYNPPAPSAPVAEETLTRG, from the coding sequence ATGAGCCAGACGCTCGGCCAGACCACGCCGGGGCGCGACCTCAAGAAGCGCTTCCTGTACCTCGGCCTCGCGATGCTCGCGGGGATGTTCCTCATCGCGATGCAGCTCTATCGCCTGCAGATCACCGAGCACGAGGAGTACGCCGCCAAGAGCGTGGCGAACTTCGTGAAGGAGGTGCGCCTGCGCGCCGACCGCGGGATGATCAAGGACCGGCGCGGCACCATCCTGGTGGACAGCCGCCCCTCCTTCGACGCCTTCATCATCCCCGCCTTCTGCACCGACTGCTCCGAGGTGGTGCTGCCCAAGCTCGCCGAGCTGCTGCACTGGGACGAGGCGCAGGTGGCCAAGGTGGACGCGCAGGTGAAGGCGGCCAAGCGCAACGCCCCCTTCCAGCCGGTGCCGGTGAAGATCGACCTCGAGCGCGACGAGTACGACCGCCTCAACGCCCGCCGCGACATCCTGGACGGCGTGGACGTGGTGCCCGTGCCGCACCGCAACTACCGCGCCGGCAGCGTGCTCAGCCACGTGCTGGGCTACATGAACGAGATCACCCCCGAGGAGCTCGAGAAGCTCGACGCGGAGGGGATGCACTACGCGCTGGGCGACTACGTGGGCCGCCGCGGCCTGGAGCGCTACTTCGAGCCGCAGCTGCGCGGCCAGGACGGCGTGCGCAAGGAGGTCGTGAACGCGCGCGGCCAGACCATCGACGAGCTCAACGGCAAGCTGGGCATGGACGCGGTGACCCCGCCCACCCCCGGCGCCAACGTGGTGCTCAGCCTGGACATGCGGCTGCAGGAGGTGGCGGAGAAGGCCTTCCCGGGCGTGGCCGGCGCCGTGCTCGCGGTGGACGTGAAGACCGGCTTCATCCGCGCGCTCGTCAGCCGCCCCGGCTTCGACCCGAACCTGCTCACCGGCCGCATCACGCCCACGCAGATGGCGGCGCTCGCGCGCGACCCGATGCAGCCCATGATCAACCGCGTGGCGGCCGAGCACTACAGCCCGGGCTCCATCTTCAAGGTCGTCACCGCGCTCGCGGCGTACAAGTCCGGCCACTTCAGCCCCAGCACCACCATCTTCTGCCCGGGCGGCTACCGGCTCGGTGCGCGCGTGTGGCGCTGCCACAAGGACAGCGGCCACGGCAACCGCGACGGCGTGCAGGCGCTGCAGTCCTCGTGTGACGTCTGGTACTTCAAGGCCGCGGACACCATCGGGCTGGATCCCATCGCGGAGATGGGCCGCGCCTTCGGGCTCGGCGCGCCCACCAACGTGGGCGTGGTGAGCGAGGTGCCCGGGATCATGCCGAGCAGCGAGTACCACGACAAGGTGACCCCCGGCGGCTACTCCAAGGGCCTCGCGCTCAACAGCGCCATCGGGCAGGGCGACGACAACGTCACCGTGATGCAGATGGCCATGCTCTATGCCGCCATCGCCAACGGCGGCACCCTGCTCAAGCCGCAGCTGGTGGAGCGGCTCGAGAGCGCGGACGGCAAGACGGTGGAGAAGTTCGACCGCCAGGTGGTGCGCAAGATCGACATCCCCGAGGCCCACCGCAAGGCGGTGGTGGAGGGGCTGGTCGCCACCGTGAACGAGGCGGGCGGCACCGCGCTCAAGGCGCGCAACATGTACCGCGAGGGCATGGAGGACATCACCATCGCGGGCAAGACGGGCACCGCGCAGGTGGTGCGCATCGGCACCGTGCGCCTCAAGACCTTCCAGATGGACTACTTCACCCGCGACCACGCGTGGTTCGCCGGCTTCGCGCCCGCGGACAACCCGGAGATCGCCATCGTGGTGCTCAACGAGCACGGCGGCCACGGCGGCCTGGATGCGGCGCCCACCGGCATGGCGGTGCTGCAGAAGTACTTCCAGCTCAAGCGCGAGGACGCCAAGGCCCCGGCCGCGCCCCGCCTCAACACGCCCTACAACCCGCCCGCGCCCAGCGCGCCCGTGGCGGAAGAGACGCTGACCCGCGGTTAG
- a CDS encoding polyphosphate kinase 2 family protein, producing the protein MARKVKSHSSDRTREAFEFDVYPAGTLSLDAVDLSQEVEDKDAYEEELAQLQEELYRLQISQYLAGRRTVLAFEGWDASGKGGAIKRLTAQMDPRGYKVWPIAAPSQQEAEHHYLWRFWQRTPARGELAVFDRTWYGRVLVERVEKLASPREWGRAYDEINAFERTLTADGVRVAKFFIHIDKKTQLERFRAREDDPVKQYKIGPDDWRNRQKWGAYARAIQEMLDRTHRPDAPWHVVAGNDKKHARLEILRTCADVLRA; encoded by the coding sequence ATGGCTCGGAAGGTGAAATCACACAGCAGCGACCGCACCCGCGAGGCCTTCGAGTTCGACGTGTATCCGGCCGGCACGCTGTCCCTGGACGCGGTGGACCTCTCGCAGGAGGTGGAGGACAAGGACGCGTACGAGGAGGAGCTCGCGCAGCTGCAGGAGGAGCTGTACCGGCTGCAGATCTCGCAGTACCTCGCCGGCCGCCGCACGGTGCTCGCCTTCGAGGGCTGGGACGCCTCCGGCAAGGGCGGCGCGATCAAGCGGCTCACCGCGCAGATGGACCCGCGCGGCTACAAGGTGTGGCCCATCGCGGCGCCCTCGCAGCAGGAGGCCGAGCACCACTACCTCTGGCGCTTCTGGCAGCGCACGCCGGCGCGCGGCGAGCTCGCGGTGTTCGACCGCACCTGGTACGGCCGGGTGCTGGTGGAGCGGGTGGAGAAGCTGGCCTCGCCGCGCGAGTGGGGCCGCGCCTACGACGAGATCAACGCCTTCGAGCGCACGCTCACGGCGGACGGCGTGCGCGTGGCGAAGTTCTTCATCCACATCGACAAGAAGACCCAGCTCGAGCGCTTCCGCGCCCGCGAGGACGATCCGGTGAAGCAGTACAAGATCGGCCCGGACGACTGGCGCAACCGCCAGAAGTGGGGTGCCTACGCGCGCGCCATCCAGGAGATGCTGGACCGCACGCACCGCCCGGACGCGCCCTGGCACGTCGTCGCCGGCAACGACAAGAAGCACGCGCGCCTGGAGATCCTGCGCACCTGCGCGGACGTGCTGCGGGCCTGA
- a CDS encoding PilZ domain-containing protein, with product MARAAAAAAAPAPSRASDGARGAGPAAGAAGARRAEPASAPRTSVAAAGALARPAAAPALPGARRAAAAAVIIEPHAGEAEHRHFPRARLAARFELWREGEGASRSFSASLRSVNVSVSGAFLESSFFLPVGTELRVRFELEDDAEPVEARAVIVREQRGGESGLSGFGVRFEEFFGQTEVALAKLFLGLRLRSFAEEYLQSKRARGLPNELERVVDALAAWELIKATSETDPWRGE from the coding sequence GTGGCGCGCGCCGCGGCGGCCGCTGCCGCACCCGCGCCCAGCCGCGCGAGCGACGGGGCGCGCGGCGCAGGGCCTGCGGCAGGGGCTGCCGGGGCGCGCCGCGCCGAGCCCGCCTCGGCGCCGCGCACCAGCGTGGCGGCGGCAGGCGCGCTCGCGCGTCCGGCCGCGGCCCCCGCGCTCCCGGGCGCGCGCCGGGCGGCCGCTGCGGCGGTGATCATCGAGCCGCACGCGGGCGAGGCCGAGCACCGCCACTTCCCGCGCGCGCGGCTCGCCGCGCGCTTCGAGCTGTGGCGCGAGGGGGAGGGGGCGAGCCGCAGCTTCTCCGCCTCCCTGCGCTCGGTGAACGTGAGCGTGAGCGGCGCCTTCCTGGAGAGCAGCTTCTTCCTGCCGGTGGGCACCGAGCTGCGCGTGCGCTTCGAGCTCGAGGACGACGCGGAGCCGGTGGAGGCGCGCGCGGTCATCGTGCGCGAGCAGCGCGGGGGCGAAAGTGGTCTCAGCGGCTTCGGCGTGCGCTTCGAGGAGTTCTTCGGGCAGACCGAGGTGGCGCTGGCCAAGCTCTTCCTCGGCCTGCGGCTGCGCAGCTTCGCGGAGGAGTACCTGCAGTCCAAGCGCGCGCGCGGCCTGCCCAACGAGCTGGAGCGGGTGGTGGATGCGCTGGCGGCCTGGGAGCTCATCAAGGCCACCAGCGAGACCGACCCCTGGCGCGGAGAGTAG
- the rodA gene encoding rod shape-determining protein RodA — protein MQLRIEKRMVPHIPWGLVFCVLAIAGLGVWNLASASRPPHAPVWSAQALYIGVGLFVVLLVCLVDYRWIQRMALPIYLANIAALIALRFIGHKAKGAESWFVVGPFRIQPAEFMKIGVLLMLAKVYHDDYRPHAESYGLVRLWKPALVVGVPTLLVLVQPDLGTALMIILTAGTVILFGKVRWYLATVLVAGVVLVGGVIWNDYIREQPEPRTTVVRHLLKPHQSQRISAWLDPESDLRGKGYHAAQSKIAVGSGGLTGKGWREGTQTGLFFLPEQHTDFIFSVWAEEHGFLLCLTLVALYGLVFVFALGVGFNARDRFGAFLAVGVTASLFWQVFENIGMVIGLLPVTGITLPLLSYGGSSMLTVMISIGLLVNVSMRRHMF, from the coding sequence ATGCAACTGCGTATCGAAAAGCGGATGGTCCCGCACATCCCCTGGGGGCTGGTGTTCTGCGTGCTCGCCATCGCCGGGCTCGGGGTGTGGAACCTCGCCTCCGCGAGCCGGCCGCCGCACGCGCCCGTGTGGAGCGCGCAGGCGCTGTACATCGGGGTGGGGCTCTTCGTGGTGCTGCTGGTGTGCCTCGTGGACTACCGGTGGATCCAGCGCATGGCGCTGCCCATCTACCTGGCGAACATCGCCGCGCTCATCGCGCTGCGCTTCATCGGCCACAAGGCCAAGGGCGCCGAGAGCTGGTTCGTCGTGGGGCCCTTCCGCATCCAGCCCGCCGAGTTCATGAAGATCGGCGTGCTCCTGATGCTCGCCAAGGTCTACCACGACGACTACCGGCCCCACGCCGAGAGCTACGGGCTCGTGCGCCTGTGGAAGCCCGCGCTGGTGGTGGGCGTGCCCACGCTGCTCGTGCTGGTGCAGCCGGACCTGGGCACCGCGCTGATGATCATCCTCACCGCGGGCACCGTCATCCTCTTCGGCAAGGTGCGCTGGTACCTCGCCACGGTGCTGGTGGCGGGCGTGGTGCTGGTGGGCGGCGTCATCTGGAACGACTACATCCGCGAGCAGCCCGAGCCGCGCACCACCGTGGTGCGCCACCTGCTCAAGCCGCACCAGAGCCAGCGCATCAGCGCCTGGCTGGACCCGGAGAGCGACCTGCGCGGCAAGGGCTACCACGCGGCCCAGTCCAAGATCGCCGTGGGCAGCGGCGGGCTCACCGGCAAGGGCTGGCGCGAGGGCACCCAGACGGGGCTCTTCTTCCTCCCCGAGCAGCACACGGACTTCATCTTCTCCGTGTGGGCCGAGGAGCACGGCTTCCTCCTCTGCCTCACCCTGGTCGCCCTCTACGGGCTCGTCTTCGTGTTCGCGCTCGGGGTGGGCTTCAACGCGCGCGACCGCTTCGGCGCCTTCCTGGCCGTGGGCGTGACCGCGAGCCTCTTCTGGCAGGTGTTCGAGAACATCGGCATGGTCATCGGGCTCCTGCCGGTGACGGGCATCACCCTGCCGCTGCTCAGCTACGGCGGCTCGTCCATGCTCACCGTGATGATCAGCATCGGCCTGCTCGTCAACGTGAGCATGCGCCGGCACATGTTCTAG